From Sporichthya brevicatena, the proteins below share one genomic window:
- a CDS encoding septum formation family protein — MHLCTSRTLRSAAASAALALTLTLTACGDDDDPSPVTQSSTTPSAAASADATPAGDHPLVGTCYTASTADGPVRTSKVDCSAPHSAEVFAVIPNSAEVSTDRAAFQDAKSAERQAWELWSAKVCGLAFLEATGTTAWAKAIGLDPATQWVRPTSWAGTMTPSLSTADEWAAGERLTLCTARTQDAVAGISADDPKAPQVPGTWVRKIGAGSLPSALGACALYAERGRPMEPAGCTDPHYVEYAFDFDAADLFDEAFITALDPKQLKSAEWDALIAVCEKAEAAVIGRERDEVKLFPLVTVDTWNQTVGGKPLHTVSCVAQAEDQQTYDLASSVIGVGSRDIKLVEGS, encoded by the coding sequence GTGACGACGACGATCCGAGTCCCGTCACGCAGTCCAGTACCACCCCATCCGCAGCCGCGAGCGCCGACGCCACGCCGGCCGGCGACCACCCGTTGGTCGGCACCTGCTACACCGCGTCGACCGCGGACGGTCCGGTTCGCACCAGCAAGGTCGACTGCTCCGCGCCGCACTCTGCCGAGGTGTTCGCGGTGATCCCGAACTCGGCGGAGGTCTCGACCGACCGGGCCGCCTTCCAGGACGCGAAGTCCGCCGAGCGGCAGGCCTGGGAGCTCTGGAGCGCGAAGGTGTGCGGCCTGGCGTTCCTGGAGGCGACCGGGACCACCGCGTGGGCCAAGGCGATCGGCCTCGACCCCGCCACCCAGTGGGTGCGCCCCACCTCCTGGGCCGGCACCATGACTCCCTCGCTGAGCACGGCGGACGAGTGGGCCGCCGGTGAGCGGCTGACGCTGTGCACGGCGCGCACGCAGGACGCGGTTGCCGGGATCTCGGCGGACGACCCGAAGGCTCCGCAGGTGCCGGGGACCTGGGTCCGCAAGATCGGGGCCGGGTCGCTGCCGTCGGCTCTCGGCGCCTGCGCGCTCTACGCCGAGCGAGGCCGGCCGATGGAGCCGGCGGGCTGCACGGACCCCCACTACGTGGAGTACGCGTTCGACTTCGACGCCGCGGACCTCTTCGACGAGGCCTTCATCACGGCGCTGGACCCGAAGCAGCTCAAGAGCGCGGAGTGGGACGCCCTCATCGCGGTCTGCGAGAAGGCCGAGGCGGCCGTGATCGGCCGTGAGCGCGACGAGGTCAAGCTCTTCCCGCTCGTCACCGTCGACACGTGGAACCAGACGGTCGGGGGCAAGCCGCTGCACACCGTCAGCTGCGTCGCCCAGGCCGAGGACCAGCAGACCTACGACCTCGCCTCCTCGGTGATCGGGGTCGGCAGCCGTGACATCAAGCTCGTGGAGGGATCCTGA